The Pongo abelii isolate AG06213 chromosome 23, NHGRI_mPonAbe1-v2.0_pri, whole genome shotgun sequence genome includes a window with the following:
- the CDPF1 gene encoding cysteine-rich DPF motif domain-containing protein 1 isoform X1, giving the protein MASRAECRPLGVFECELCTLTAPYIYVGQKPPNTQSMVLLEESYVMKDPFTSDKDRFLVLGSRCSLCSRLVCVGPVGMQFVLLQEILPPLCPGEHQCFSSGNSARLGEKESSVKEDPQPARFSDVSATRARSSGSTLHTAPGPACARDASELGATMPGLVSGPLGAALQPRGAGVQLGAATGPGSCSKKVAQRQMPDKTQPGTRPGAPTCPSGPRPE; this is encoded by the exons ATGGCGTCCCGTGCAGAGTGCCGTCCTCTGGGAGTGTTTGAGTGTGAACTCTGTACCTTGACAGCTCCGTACATCTATGTGGGACAGAAGCCCCCCAACACCCAGTCGATGGT CCTCCTGGAGGAAAGCTATGTCATGAAGGATCCCTTCACCTCCGACAAGGACAGATTCCTGGTCCTCGGCTCGCGCTGCAGTTTGTGCAGCAGGCTGGTGTGTGTGGGCCCGGTGG GAATGCAGTTTGTTCTACTCCAAGAGATTCTGCCTCCCTTGTGTCCGGGAGAACATCAGTGCTTTTCCTCAGGAAATTCGGCAAGACTTGGAGAAAAGGAAAGCTCCGTCAAAGAGGACCCCCAGCCAGCCCGGTTCTCGGACGTGAGTGCAACTAGGGCTAGGTCATCGGGCAGCACCCTGCACACAGCTCCTGGGCCAGCCTGCGCCAGGGATGCTTCTGagctgggagccaccatgcctggccttgtttctGGACCACTGGGAGCAGCACTGCAGCCCAGGGGAGCTGGAGTCCAGCTTGGAGCAGCCACAGGCCCAGGGAGCTGTAGCAAGAAGGTAGCCCAAAGGCAGATGCCAGACAAGACACAGCCAGGAACCCGGCCAGGTGCCCCCACATGCCCCTCAGGGCCCAGGCCTGAGTGA
- the CDPF1 gene encoding cysteine-rich DPF motif domain-containing protein 1 isoform X4: MASRAECRPLGVFECELCTLTAPYIYVGQKPPNTQSMVLLEESYVMKDPFTSDKDRFLVLGSRCSLCSRLECSLFYSKRFCLPCVRENISAFPQEIRQDLEKRKAPSKRTPSQPGSRT; encoded by the exons ATGGCGTCCCGTGCAGAGTGCCGTCCTCTGGGAGTGTTTGAGTGTGAACTCTGTACCTTGACAGCTCCGTACATCTATGTGGGACAGAAGCCCCCCAACACCCAGTCGATGGT CCTCCTGGAGGAAAGCTATGTCATGAAGGATCCCTTCACCTCCGACAAGGACAGATTCCTGGTCCTCGGCTCGCGCTGCAGTTTGTGCAGCAGGCTG GAATGCAGTTTGTTCTACTCCAAGAGATTCTGCCTCCCTTGTGTCCGGGAGAACATCAGTGCTTTTCCTCAGGAAATTCGGCAAGACTTGGAGAAAAGGAAAGCTCCGTCAAAGAGGACCCCCAGCCAGCCCGGTTCTCGGACGTGA
- the CDPF1 gene encoding cysteine-rich DPF motif domain-containing protein 1 isoform X3: MASRAECRPLGVFECELCTLTAPYIYVGQKPPNTQSMVLLEESYVMKDPFTSDKDRFLVLGSRCSLCSRLVCVGPECSLFYSKRFCLPCVRENISAFPQEIRQDLEKRKAPSKRTPSQPGSRT, encoded by the exons ATGGCGTCCCGTGCAGAGTGCCGTCCTCTGGGAGTGTTTGAGTGTGAACTCTGTACCTTGACAGCTCCGTACATCTATGTGGGACAGAAGCCCCCCAACACCCAGTCGATGGT CCTCCTGGAGGAAAGCTATGTCATGAAGGATCCCTTCACCTCCGACAAGGACAGATTCCTGGTCCTCGGCTCGCGCTGCAGTTTGTGCAGCAGGCTGGTGTGTGTGGGCCCG GAATGCAGTTTGTTCTACTCCAAGAGATTCTGCCTCCCTTGTGTCCGGGAGAACATCAGTGCTTTTCCTCAGGAAATTCGGCAAGACTTGGAGAAAAGGAAAGCTCCGTCAAAGAGGACCCCCAGCCAGCCCGGTTCTCGGACGTGA
- the CDPF1 gene encoding cysteine-rich DPF motif domain-containing protein 1 isoform X2, whose protein sequence is MWDRSPPTPSRWCESTPFGPVPGRPVPSAGCLLEESYVMKDPFTSDKDRFLVLGSRCSLCSRLVCVGPVGMQFVLLQEILPPLCPGEHQCFSSGNSARLGEKESSVKEDPQPARFSDVSATRARSSGSTLHTAPGPACARDASELGATMPGLVSGPLGAALQPRGAGVQLGAATGPGSCSKKVAQRQMPDKTQPGTRPGAPTCPSGPRPE, encoded by the exons ATGTGGGACAGAAGCCCCCCAACACCCAGTCGATGGTGTGAGTCCACGCCTTTTGGGCCAGTTCCGGGGAGGCCTGTGCCCAGTGCTGGTTG CCTCCTGGAGGAAAGCTATGTCATGAAGGATCCCTTCACCTCCGACAAGGACAGATTCCTGGTCCTCGGCTCGCGCTGCAGTTTGTGCAGCAGGCTGGTGTGTGTGGGCCCGGTGG GAATGCAGTTTGTTCTACTCCAAGAGATTCTGCCTCCCTTGTGTCCGGGAGAACATCAGTGCTTTTCCTCAGGAAATTCGGCAAGACTTGGAGAAAAGGAAAGCTCCGTCAAAGAGGACCCCCAGCCAGCCCGGTTCTCGGACGTGAGTGCAACTAGGGCTAGGTCATCGGGCAGCACCCTGCACACAGCTCCTGGGCCAGCCTGCGCCAGGGATGCTTCTGagctgggagccaccatgcctggccttgtttctGGACCACTGGGAGCAGCACTGCAGCCCAGGGGAGCTGGAGTCCAGCTTGGAGCAGCCACAGGCCCAGGGAGCTGTAGCAAGAAGGTAGCCCAAAGGCAGATGCCAGACAAGACACAGCCAGGAACCCGGCCAGGTGCCCCCACATGCCCCTCAGGGCCCAGGCCTGAGTGA